Proteins encoded in a region of the Mucilaginibacter sabulilitoris genome:
- a CDS encoding SDR family NAD(P)-dependent oxidoreductase yields the protein MLVLKRHEDALRDGNRVYAVIKGVGGSSDGKALGLTAPRKIGQVRALERAYGQAGITPAAVGLVEAHGTGTVVGDKTELSALTDMLNQSGALVGQTHLGSVKTQIGHTKCAAGLAGLIKASLAVYHGIKPPTIHLKTPNSFYNPETSPFAFHTEAGLWMDEKRYAGVSAFGFGGTNFHAVIENANPVSVQNPTIKSWPSELFVFRGDTYDEAKTRLNSVKSLLEVNDNIQLKDIAFSLATANAKPIQLSIVADHANDLMMKVELALSGIESKDTYIVKKREGKVAFMFPGQGSQRINMARDLFVVFPAMRSLLKQHPEYEKVLFPNAVFDDSLLKAQKEAIKDTRMAQPLLGIVDLAIANFLKTLGIEPDMVAGHSYGELPALCFAGAFAEDDLVKLSAERAQSILNAVENGDAGAMVAVNVAQDELLKVISGLKDIYAVNYNSPLQCVLAGSTPAVEHLMEVLKTAKISFRKLEVACAFHSPLVSKSKVLYQQVLSGVQFNDLALPVWSNTTATEYPTQAADIKERLTDHLIKPVKFVDEVQQMYAAGARVFIEVGPGKVLTGLTKACLGKDEVLLYAEDNGRNKLTQLLCMLADYMATGRDINIEKLFEGRDAKLLNLDEPGLYKKSATVWYVNGQHAIPATGKLPSNGALPITEPIKMINKDLRTEIPQVVNSAAELMMQEYLNSMKMMIQAQRDVMLTFLGQNPAINNPIVYQTPLTVSPQPLPVAERQQVIADQDVQVIEAPPVVSKTAVAQKDIKQILLQVVSEKTGYPQEMLGMEMDLEADLSIDSIKRVEIIASLRTELGGFDQTGKNEDTVMEQLAGIKTLSGLIKWITENAAPAAPVALPVINIEVNVQATTQPKFSLEDLKLAILQVVSEKTGYPQEMLGMDLDLEADLSIDSIKRMEIIGDLKLKIGFGKANEQGDDIMEKLAAIKTLNGLANWIAEIESESAGLLTEAKKIIEEKNTEITVNETLSRLRFELSPATLSAIEPSIIKGQRFAITDDGGVQAIKIKHLFEQHGAIANIVYPGGNLQGYQGLIILNMFASQKTVGIFDHFSLIKKLDFESVKWVYLISDTKLHLKEFTDVKLLRRYQGYPGFFKSLDREYDRTKCRLVSLGSPMSAEEIADITLKEILTPDEPSEIIYQDNKRHVMELVPSQLITGVEDSHIKLDKEAVVLVLGGAQGITSELMIHFSKDYPCTYILVGRSADPRNASPGPLDALQHKDEIRNYLVKQGDIKKPAEIERETARIFKNNQIMRTITQMEKGGSTVVYESLDLCDEAGLSSFINNVYDKYNRIDGVVHGAGLLEDKLFHSKTSESFGRVFDTKVIPLRTLAEHLTPDTQFVIFFSSIASVYGNRGQTDYAAANSVLDKYAWALKEKINGKVMSINWGPWKGAGMVSPTLEKEYERRGIALIPLQDGREIFLNELKYGKESQVLIMAGNNW from the coding sequence ATGCTTGTATTGAAAAGGCATGAAGATGCTTTGCGCGATGGCAACCGTGTTTATGCTGTAATTAAAGGCGTAGGTGGCTCCAGTGATGGTAAGGCATTGGGCTTAACCGCTCCGCGTAAAATTGGTCAGGTACGTGCTTTAGAACGCGCTTATGGCCAGGCAGGCATTACCCCCGCTGCTGTGGGCCTGGTTGAGGCTCATGGAACGGGAACCGTAGTTGGCGATAAAACAGAATTAAGTGCGTTAACAGATATGCTTAACCAGTCGGGAGCGCTTGTTGGTCAAACCCATCTTGGTTCGGTAAAAACACAGATCGGGCATACTAAGTGCGCGGCAGGTTTAGCCGGGCTTATTAAGGCTTCACTGGCTGTTTATCACGGCATAAAGCCTCCAACCATACATTTAAAAACACCTAACAGCTTTTACAATCCGGAAACCAGTCCGTTTGCATTTCATACTGAAGCAGGTTTATGGATGGACGAAAAACGTTATGCCGGTGTAAGTGCGTTTGGCTTTGGCGGCACTAATTTTCATGCTGTAATTGAAAACGCTAACCCGGTATCGGTGCAAAACCCGACAATAAAATCATGGCCGTCAGAGCTTTTTGTTTTCAGGGGCGACACTTATGACGAGGCAAAAACACGATTAAATTCAGTTAAATCATTATTAGAGGTAAATGATAATATCCAACTGAAAGACATAGCCTTTAGCCTGGCAACTGCCAATGCAAAACCAATACAACTCAGTATAGTTGCCGATCATGCTAACGATCTGATGATGAAGGTTGAACTGGCCCTTTCGGGTATTGAAAGCAAGGATACCTATATTGTTAAAAAACGGGAAGGTAAAGTCGCGTTTATGTTCCCCGGACAGGGAAGCCAGCGCATCAATATGGCCCGTGACCTTTTTGTGGTATTTCCGGCAATGCGTAGTTTACTAAAGCAGCATCCGGAATATGAAAAAGTACTTTTCCCGAATGCCGTATTTGATGACAGCCTGCTAAAAGCACAAAAAGAGGCCATTAAAGATACCCGTATGGCTCAGCCGTTGCTGGGTATTGTTGACCTGGCCATAGCTAATTTCTTAAAAACACTGGGTATTGAGCCCGACATGGTTGCCGGACACAGCTATGGCGAACTACCTGCCCTTTGTTTTGCAGGTGCATTTGCTGAAGACGATCTTGTAAAACTAAGCGCCGAGCGCGCGCAATCTATTTTAAATGCCGTTGAAAATGGCGATGCCGGAGCGATGGTTGCCGTAAATGTAGCCCAGGATGAACTATTAAAAGTTATTTCTGGTTTAAAAGATATATACGCGGTAAATTATAACTCTCCGCTGCAATGCGTACTCGCAGGGTCTACCCCTGCTGTGGAACACCTTATGGAGGTGCTTAAAACAGCTAAAATATCTTTCAGAAAGCTTGAGGTTGCCTGCGCTTTCCATAGCCCACTGGTATCCAAATCAAAAGTGCTATATCAACAGGTACTTTCAGGTGTGCAGTTCAATGACCTTGCCTTGCCGGTATGGTCAAATACTACCGCAACAGAATACCCAACCCAGGCCGCTGACATCAAAGAACGGCTTACCGATCATTTAATAAAACCTGTAAAATTTGTTGATGAGGTACAACAGATGTACGCTGCCGGCGCCCGGGTGTTTATTGAGGTTGGCCCCGGAAAAGTACTGACCGGATTAACAAAAGCCTGCTTAGGTAAAGATGAAGTATTATTATATGCCGAAGATAATGGCCGCAATAAATTAACCCAACTGCTTTGTATGCTGGCTGATTATATGGCCACCGGACGGGATATTAACATTGAAAAACTATTTGAGGGCCGCGATGCGAAACTACTGAACCTTGATGAACCGGGTCTGTACAAAAAAAGCGCGACTGTTTGGTATGTAAATGGTCAGCATGCTATTCCTGCTACCGGAAAACTACCATCAAACGGAGCCCTGCCTATAACCGAACCTATTAAAATGATAAATAAAGATCTACGAACCGAAATACCTCAGGTAGTAAATTCTGCTGCCGAATTAATGATGCAGGAGTACCTGAACAGCATGAAAATGATGATCCAGGCACAGCGCGATGTGATGCTTACTTTTTTAGGGCAAAACCCCGCTATCAATAACCCCATAGTTTATCAAACACCGCTCACGGTTTCCCCTCAGCCGCTGCCTGTTGCAGAACGTCAGCAAGTAATAGCTGATCAGGATGTTCAGGTAATTGAAGCCCCGCCCGTTGTTTCGAAAACCGCTGTAGCACAAAAAGATATTAAACAGATATTATTACAAGTAGTAAGCGAGAAAACAGGTTACCCGCAGGAAATGCTGGGTATGGAAATGGATCTGGAAGCCGATTTAAGTATCGACTCTATTAAACGTGTGGAGATCATAGCTTCATTACGCACCGAGTTAGGTGGCTTTGATCAGACCGGTAAAAACGAAGATACAGTGATGGAGCAGTTGGCTGGTATAAAAACGTTAAGCGGTCTTATAAAATGGATTACAGAGAACGCCGCCCCAGCCGCTCCTGTGGCACTGCCAGTCATTAATATAGAAGTTAATGTACAAGCCACCACGCAACCCAAATTTTCACTTGAGGACTTGAAACTGGCCATATTACAGGTAGTGAGTGAAAAAACGGGCTACCCGCAGGAAATGTTGGGTATGGACCTTGATCTGGAAGCCGACCTGAGTATTGACTCCATTAAAAGAATGGAAATTATTGGCGACCTGAAATTGAAGATTGGTTTTGGTAAAGCTAATGAACAGGGTGATGATATTATGGAAAAGCTTGCCGCCATAAAAACCCTCAATGGCCTGGCCAATTGGATAGCGGAAATTGAATCAGAAAGCGCCGGATTGCTTACTGAGGCAAAAAAGATCATAGAAGAAAAAAACACAGAAATCACCGTTAATGAAACATTATCGAGATTGCGCTTTGAACTTTCTCCTGCTACTCTATCTGCTATTGAGCCGTCAATAATTAAGGGACAGCGTTTTGCCATAACCGATGACGGCGGCGTGCAGGCCATAAAGATCAAACATTTGTTTGAACAACACGGCGCTATAGCAAATATTGTTTATCCCGGTGGAAATCTGCAAGGCTATCAGGGACTTATTATCCTGAACATGTTCGCATCTCAAAAAACGGTAGGAATTTTTGATCATTTTTCATTGATCAAAAAGCTCGATTTTGAATCGGTTAAATGGGTTTATCTGATATCAGATACCAAACTGCATTTAAAAGAATTTACCGATGTAAAACTGCTGAGGCGTTACCAGGGTTATCCAGGCTTTTTCAAAAGTCTTGACCGGGAGTATGACCGAACTAAATGCCGCCTGGTTAGCCTGGGAAGCCCTATGTCGGCAGAGGAAATAGCCGACATAACATTAAAAGAGATCCTTACACCCGATGAACCATCGGAAATTATCTATCAGGATAATAAAAGACATGTGATGGAACTGGTACCTTCCCAATTGATAACCGGCGTAGAAGACTCGCACATTAAGCTTGATAAAGAAGCAGTTGTATTGGTATTGGGCGGAGCGCAGGGTATTACCTCCGAGCTGATGATCCATTTTTCGAAAGATTATCCATGTACCTATATTTTAGTTGGCCGTTCTGCGGATCCGAGGAATGCATCACCAGGCCCGTTAGATGCTCTGCAGCATAAAGATGAGATACGCAATTACCTGGTAAAACAAGGTGATATTAAAAAACCGGCTGAAATTGAACGCGAAACTGCCCGTATATTTAAAAACAATCAAATCATGCGCACCATCACCCAGATGGAAAAAGGCGGATCGACAGTAGTATATGAATCTCTCGATTTGTGCGATGAAGCCGGTTTAAGCAGCTTTATCAATAATGTTTACGATAAATATAACCGTATAGATGGCGTGGTACATGGCGCCGGGTTACTGGAAGACAAATTATTCCACAGCAAAACATCTGAATCATTTGGTAGGGTGTTTGACACCAAGGTAATCCCACTGCGTACATTGGCCGAACATTTAACGCCTGATACCCAGTTTGTGATCTTTTTCTCCAGCATAGCCTCGGTTTATGGCAACCGCGGACAAACAGATTACGCGGCCGCAAACAGTGTATTAGATAAATACGCCTGGGCCCTAAAAGAAAAAATAAATGGCAAAGTAATGTCCATAAACTGGGGCCCTTGGAAAGGCGCCGGAATGGTATCGCCAACACTCGAAAAGGAATATGAGCGCCGTGGAATAGCCCTTATCCCGTTACAGGATGGCCGCGAGATATTCTTAAACGAACTGAAATACGGAAAAGAAAGCCAGGTATTGATCATGGCCGGTAACAACTGGTAA